From the genome of Methanofollis sp. UBA420:
CTGGCGGCGGCCTTCGATCTCCTGTATCCCGGCCTGCACCGCGGCACGGTCCCTGTCGATGCGGGCGATCTCCCTGTCGAGGGTGCGGGCCTCCTCCTCGCCTGCCGCCGCCGTCCTCTCCAGGTCGGCGACAAGGCCCCCATAATGCCCGCCAAGGGGGCGGTGGCAGGTGGGGCAGGGGGAGTCAGGCCCGAGGGACGCAACCTCCGCAAGGTGCGCCCTGAGAGACTCTACCTGTTCGGTGCAGGCCTTCTTCTTCGCCTCCGCGGCGGCGCGGGCGCGGGTGAGGTCGTCCCTCCTCTCCCCGGCCGCCTTCAGGTCCGCGGCAGGGTCGCCGGCCGACTTTACGTCCTTTTTCAGGCCCTCGACCGTTGCCTGAAGCGCTGCCTCTTCCCTCTCCGCCGTTGCGATCTCGCCCCTGATGCGGAGGGCCTCGCGGGCATGGACCGCGGCCAGGTCGAGCGCCTCCTTCTCCTGGAGGAGGTCGTCGTACCCGGCAAGGTCGGCCTCAAGGTCGGCGCACTCCGCGTCTTTCTCCCTGAGAGCTCCGACCTCCCGGACGAGTCCGGCCATCGCCCTCCCCAGCGCGGCGACATGCTGCTCCGCGGCGCGGACACTCCCGGCAAGGTCGCGGTGCCTGATCTCGTCGGCCGCACAGGCCTCGCGTGCCCCGAGCACCTCGTCCCGCCGTGCGGCAACGGGCGCAAGGTCCCGGCACCGGGCGAGGTCGGCGTCGAGTCCTTCGAGCGTGCGTGCAAGGGTGTCGAGACGATCGGCCTCGCGTCGCCGTTCGCCGCCGAGAGAGGAGAGACGTGTCGAGAGGAGGTCGTGGCTCTGCTTCTTCCGGCCCCACTCCTCAGAGGCCTCCTGGAGGGCCGCGTACTCCTCCTCTGCCGCGGCGAGGGTATCGTACTCACCGAGGCGTTCCCGAATATCGCTGATGTCCTTCTCAAGCCCCGATGCCTCGGCCGCGTACCGTTCTTTCTCCCTGACGGCAGAGGCCTGTGCCTCGCCGAGGCGCGCTGCCTCGCGGCCTGCCGCATCGAGGGCGGCGAGGTCGGCACCGGCCGCGTCCCTCTCCGCACAGAGGGAGACCAGGGCCCCGGTGCATGCCTCCATACCGGCCCTGGCGGCGTCGTTATCTGCCCGGCAGATCTCCATCCCGCTCTCCAGCGCCTCCTCGTCGAGGACGGAGAGGGCGCCCTCGGCACGGCTGATGGCCGCCTCGACGGCGTCGATCTCCCCCTTCAGGGCGGCCTGCCCCTCGTCCTTCAGGTAGTCGATGCCGAGGGCCTTCATGAACCACTCCCGCCTGGCCGCCGGCCTCTCGTCAAGGAGGGCGAGCAGGTCCTTCTGGGCGGCAAAGACCGTGCTCCTGAAGTCGGCCGGCCCCATGCCGAGGACCCGCAGCACCTCCGCGGCGACAGCGCTCACCCCCTCGGCCAGCTGCTTCTCGCCCCCGTCCATGAAGAGGGAGGCATTGTGCTGGGTGGAACTCCCGGTCTTCCTGAAGGTCCGCTGGACGACGTACTCCTCGCCGCCGGCCGAGAACTCCAGGACGACCTCGCACTTCTCCTTCGGGCCGGCAAAGGAGGAGACGACGTACTCGCCGTCGACCCCGCCCTGCACGCCGTACAGCGCGAAGAGGACGGCGTCGGTGATCGTGCTCTTGCCCGCGCCGTTGTTCCCGACGATGCCGGTGATCCCGTCGCGGAAGAGGATCTCCTCGTCCCGGTAACGCTTGAAGTTACGGAGGACGAGTTTATGCAGGAGCATCGTCGACCTCCTGGCGCTCCCTGATCACCGTCTTCAGGACCTCCTGCCCCTTTTTGAGGACGTACGCCTCCCTCTCCGGGGGGAGGTGCTTCTCGCCCAGGAACCGCCCGAACTCGGCGACATAGTCGAGGCCGGCAAGGTCGCCGCCGGCAAGGCGGGGAACCTCCTCCTCGGCCACCTCGGCCCTCACCTTCAGGTCGAGGAGGCGGTCGGCGGCACAGGCAGGGCCGCGGCGCCCGAGGTCGCGGAGCGTCTCCCGCCCCACACCGGCGACCGTGACCTGGCACATCGCATGGGGCGCGGCGACCCTCTCCACCGCGCCGGCGATCGCGTCGGCGACCCCGCCGGCCGAAAGATCGGCGCAGTCCAGGGTGCCGAGGTCGTACATCGGTGTCTTCGGGAGGAGGAGGGGCGTGACCCGACCCGTCGCCGTGTCGACGACAAGGCCCCCCTTCCTGTCATGGATCTCGCCGTACGTGCAGTGTTCCAGGGACCCACTGTACCAGGCGCGGTTGCCGACCTGCATCTGCCCGTGGTAGTGGCCGAGGGCGATGTAGTCGAAGTCGTCGGAGATCATCGTGTTGTCGATCTCGTGCTCCGCTATTGTGTGGAGTTTTTTGTCGGCGACCATGCTCGCGAGGCCGTGGGTGACCAGCACATTGGCCGATGAGGGAGAGAGGTCGACCCCGTCGAAGGCGACCCTGTAATCGCCGGCTTCGAGCATGTTCGGGATGAGGTGGAAGACGGTGTCGCCGACCTCCACCCTCTCGTATCTGTACCGGTACGCGGCATGGACCTCGGCGCCATGGTATGCGAGCACGGCAAAGGGCGACTCGGTGTACCTGGTCTTCGCCATCGAGTGGTTGCCGGCGATGAGGATGAGGGGGACGCCCGCGTCCTGCAGCCTGTCCAGGGCCTCAAGGACTGTCGTGTAGGCCCTGGTCTTCGGCCTGACAGTGTGGAAGAGGTCGCCCGCGTGGACGACGGCGTCGGGCCTCTCCCTGATGACCATGTCGACGGCCGCAAGAAAATTCTCGTAGACCAGTTTTTCCCGCAGGTTCATCCCGGTCTCGGGGTCGATTTTATTGAAGGCCGCAAGGCCGAGGTGCGTATCGGCAATATGGACGAATTTCATCTTTATCAAGACCTCATCTGCCGGTCGTATATAGAGCTCTCCGGCGGACCCTGAAAGTGAAGGGGAGCGTCACCACTATCTAATAGCGGGTGCACAATATGAGGGTGGTGATTCTGTGACACAGCGGGCTGTGGACGCAATATTTCAGGCGATGTTCCTCCTCACCGATCTGCGGGTGCTGATGCGGGAGACGGCGCCCCTTCACGATCTCGACGAGGAGCAGCGGGCAAAGGCCGCAAAGGCCCTGGAAAAACTGAAAAAACAGATCAATACTCTTGAGCAGGAGCTGGCCCGATGAAGTGCACGGCCGATATCGAGGCACGCGACCTCGAAGAGATGTCCATCAATATCGACCCGATCCAGGCCGGCGGCAGGCTGACCGCGGACGCGATGAAGGCGATCATCGCCTGGGGCGACGGCTACTCGGTCTGCGACAACTGCAGGAAACCTTTCAGGCTGGACTACATCGAAAAGCCGGCCATCAACGTCTTCCACGACGACCTGGCGGCATTCGTCGGCATGGACGAGGCGCGGGTCGTGCCCGGCGCGAGGCGCGGCTTCCAGGCGGTCGCCGGCACCTATGTGCAGAAGGGCGACCCGGTGATGCTCACCGGCCTCTCCCACTACACCGAGTTCCTGGCCGTCGAGAACACCGGGGGCGTGCCCCTGGAGATCCCGAAGGACGGGAAGAATATCATCAGGGCCGAGGCGGCGGCGGAGAAACTCGAAGAGGCGGTGCGGACCTTCGGGCGGCCGCCTGTCCTCCTCTTCATCGACCATGTCGACTACCAGTACGGCAACCTCCATGAGGTGAAGGAGATCGCCCGCGTCGCCCACCAGTACGACGTCCCCGTCCTCCTAAACGGCGCCTACACGGTCGGCATCCTGCCGGTGGACGGGAAAGCGCTCGGCGTCGACTTCGTCGTCGGGTCGGGGCACAAGAGCATGGCGGCGCCGGCGCCCTCGGGCGTGCTCGCCACGACCGCGGAGCGTGCCGACGAGGTCTTCAGGACGACGACGATCAAGGGAGACGTCACGGGCCGGACCTTCGGGTTGAAGGAGGTGGAGATGATGGGCTGCACCCTGATGGGCGTCACCCTCATGGGCATGATGGCCTCCTTCCCGCACGTGCAGGAGCGGGTGAACCACTGGGAGGAGCACCTTGCCAATGGCACGCTCTTCGTCGACGCCCTTGCCTCGATCGAGGGGACGGAGATCAGGTCCGAGATGCCGCGGCGCCACACCCTGACCCGCGTCGACACGACCGCCTCCTTCGATCGGGTGGCCGAGACCCACAAAAAACGCGGTTTCTTCCTCTCCTCCGCGCTGAAGAAGAAGGGGATCGTCGGCGTCATTCCCGGGGCGACGAAGGTCTGGAAGTTCAACACCTACGGCCTCTCCCGGGCGCAGGTGGAGTACCTCGCCGCCGCGTACCTGGAGATCGCGGAGGAGAACGGGCTTTCCGTCTCCGCGTAAGGATAGGATAGAGTGCCGGCCCTGAAGGGGTCGGTGCGGTTCTTTTTTTCTATCACATTTTTTTTTCTATCACATTGTTCCGGATAGAGTCTTATGGAAATCTGGAGGGAACTTGAAAAGACGAAGGCTTCGAAGAAAATCCCGGGAGAAACATGGGAAGGCATTATCTCCAGGGATAAATCGGTGGAGCGGCATCTTGTCCGGGGGGCATCGCTCGAAAACGTTCCGTTTTCTCAAGCTCCCTTCGGTCGCACCCCCGGTCCCCCCACCATTAGGATAGGGGAGGGATGGTAACCTCCTCCTTCAGGATCTCTGCTCTGTCTTCCCGGGGTTTATCCTGAGTCGGGGACGACCAGAGGGAGTCGAGAAGACGAGGGCTTTCGAGGCCAGCACCCCCGGGCAGAAAACCATAACATCTCAGAATCTATTCCATGATGCCATGGGGGGATCACCGTGCCGGCAGACCTCGGCGACCTTCTGCGCCTGAAAAAGGATCAGGTCGGCCCTGCTGCCGAAATGCTCGCCCGGGCCTTCGATCAGGACCCGAAGATGGACTATTTCGCTCCCGACGACGGGACGCGGGGGACGATCGCGCGTCACCACTTCGAGTTCCTGCTCAGGTACGGCCTGATCTACGGGGAGGTCTACGCGACATCGCCGCGGCTGGAGGGCGTCGCGGTCTGGCTCCCCGCAAAAAAGGTGGAGATCACCCTCTGGAGGGCCTTCCGGGCCGGGCTCTTCCGGTTCAGGAAGGGAGTCGGGAAAGAGGCCATGGAACGCATCATCTCCTTCTCGGAGTACGTCGACGGCCTCCACCGCCGGCATATGCCCGGCCCCCACCACTATCTCTTCTTCATCGGCGTGGACCCGACCTTCCAGGGAAAGGGGCATGCGAGCCGCCTTATCCGTCCGATGCTCGACCGCCTGGACAGGGAGGGACTCCCCTGCCATCTCGTCACCCAGAACGAGCAGAACGTGGCGCTGTACGAGCACTACGGCTTTCGGGTGATCGAACACACCGTCGTCCCCGGGACAGAGGTGGGGAACTGGGCGATGGTGTGGGAGGGAGGAAAAAATCCCGGTTCCGCTACGCAGTGAAGAAACTCCTCAGGCCCCTTCCTCTTCGCCGACAATCTTCCCGTTCTTCGCCCTGACCCGCCTGAGAGTCTCCATCGCCGCGGCCACCAGGTCGTCGACCCCGATCTTCTCCTCCGCAGCTTCGATCTTTGTGACGTCGGCCTTCGTCGCCGGTTTTTTCGGGACGGCCCGGCACGCGAGGTCGCCGGCATCGTCGTCGAAGGTGCCGATCATCCGGGCGAGATCGATCGCCTCGGCCTTCTCGTAGGTGAGAAGGGGGCGGAGGACAGGGAGAGTCGCCGCCGCCTCGATCACCCCGAGGTTCACCAGGGTCTGGGACGCCACCTGGCCGAGGTTGTCCCCGGTGACGACCGCGAGCGCCCCCTCCTTCCGGGCGACGGCGTCGGCCATCCTGGCCATGAAGCGCTTGCAGAGGATGCAGCGGTAGTGGTACTCCCCCGACGCCGTCATCGCGTCGAAGAAGGGCTCCATATCCGCGACGACCAGGTCGAGGGGTCGGCCCATGCACCAGGTCGAGAGGACGGCATGGTGGCGGATGACCGCGTCCCGCACCGCCTCCCCCTGCCAGCGCCCCGCGTCCAGGGAGAGGTGGGTGACCGTGCAGCCCCGGCGCATCATCAGCCAGCTCGCGACAGGCGAGTCGATCCCGGCGGAGAGGAGGGTGAGCACCCGGTCCTGCGTCCCGAAGGGCAGGCCGCGGGGCGCCGGGATACGTTCGTCGTACACGAGCCCGCCGTACGGCCGCGCCTCGACAAAGACCTCGTAGTCGGGATGGGAGAGGTCGACCCTGAGGCCAGGGATCGCGTCATAGATCACGCTCCCGACCTCGGCCCCGATCTCCGGGCTCGTATAGCCCTCCACCCCTTCCCTCTTCGCCCGGACCGCGAAACTCATGCCTGCCCGCAGGTGGCGGCGCGCCCGCTCCAGGGCCGCCGCCCCCATCTCGGGGATGGTGGTCCCTGTCCGGGTGCAGACCGCCACATCGACGATCCCGAAGGTCCGGGAGACGACACCGGCGATCCCATCGACGTCAGGGCCGTGCACCAGGATACGGTCCCGTCGCACCTCGATATCGTGCTCGGCCCCGGCGGCCGTAAGGGCCAGGTCGATGTTCTGCCTGAGCATCCGCATGTAGACTTTCTTGACCGCCT
Proteins encoded in this window:
- the pscS gene encoding O-phospho-L-seryl-tRNA:Cys-tRNA synthase, with product MKCTADIEARDLEEMSINIDPIQAGGRLTADAMKAIIAWGDGYSVCDNCRKPFRLDYIEKPAINVFHDDLAAFVGMDEARVVPGARRGFQAVAGTYVQKGDPVMLTGLSHYTEFLAVENTGGVPLEIPKDGKNIIRAEAAAEKLEEAVRTFGRPPVLLFIDHVDYQYGNLHEVKEIARVAHQYDVPVLLNGAYTVGILPVDGKALGVDFVVGSGHKSMAAPAPSGVLATTAERADEVFRTTTIKGDVTGRTFGLKEVEMMGCTLMGVTLMGMMASFPHVQERVNHWEEHLANGTLFVDALASIEGTEIRSEMPRRHTLTRVDTTASFDRVAETHKKRGFFLSSALKKKGIVGVIPGATKVWKFNTYGLSRAQVEYLAAAYLEIAEENGLSVSA
- a CDS encoding SMC family ATPase, which gives rise to MLLHKLVLRNFKRYRDEEILFRDGITGIVGNNGAGKSTITDAVLFALYGVQGGVDGEYVVSSFAGPKEKCEVVLEFSAGGEEYVVQRTFRKTGSSTQHNASLFMDGGEKQLAEGVSAVAAEVLRVLGMGPADFRSTVFAAQKDLLALLDERPAARREWFMKALGIDYLKDEGQAALKGEIDAVEAAISRAEGALSVLDEEALESGMEICRADNDAARAGMEACTGALVSLCAERDAAGADLAALDAAGREAARLGEAQASAVREKERYAAEASGLEKDISDIRERLGEYDTLAAAEEEYAALQEASEEWGRKKQSHDLLSTRLSSLGGERRREADRLDTLARTLEGLDADLARCRDLAPVAARRDEVLGAREACAADEIRHRDLAGSVRAAEQHVAALGRAMAGLVREVGALREKDAECADLEADLAGYDDLLQEKEALDLAAVHAREALRIRGEIATAEREEAALQATVEGLKKDVKSAGDPAADLKAAGERRDDLTRARAAAEAKKKACTEQVESLRAHLAEVASLGPDSPCPTCHRPLGGHYGGLVADLERTAAAGEEEARTLDREIARIDRDRAAVQAGIQEIEGRRQALQALMAGISAQEERCAEQTRRCDALRERLETEERAAGTYDPARHAEVARRLAALSRLKERYDRLSGEVAVLPSKAGDLEALDAEAATALVAAEVARADCEAFAYDPNRKAALDEEYRRLEPLWQEYLALKTKCERRPQVEADRREVSAALARIDGLIAACTAERDEVGFDEAGYARLAGAREAAEEKHRRYLACEREAARLPDLEKRLGGAKSALAAAEERRAAVGHDIEALAFDPDRLAGAREKAARAADAVQEKQAETTKFQAALAHLVEKEGEIAGKLRQVREFRDRVAALGEERENLKLTRSLLSEYIAYLLGVVRGQLEGVVGEVLAEITDGRYDTVSFDDTFTLLVNDMGADYPADRFSGGEQDDIAIALRIALSRYLAGMRGMHDPAVLIFDEIFGSQDEERRANLVRALRTQEAHFPQIFLISHVGEVQDEFETTLRVELGPGPESHIEEADR
- a CDS encoding GNAT family N-acetyltransferase, with translation MPADLGDLLRLKKDQVGPAAEMLARAFDQDPKMDYFAPDDGTRGTIARHHFEFLLRYGLIYGEVYATSPRLEGVAVWLPAKKVEITLWRAFRAGLFRFRKGVGKEAMERIISFSEYVDGLHRRHMPGPHHYLFFIGVDPTFQGKGHASRLIRPMLDRLDREGLPCHLVTQNEQNVALYEHYGFRVIEHTVVPGTEVGNWAMVWEGGKNPGSATQ
- a CDS encoding exonuclease SbcCD subunit D — protein: MKFVHIADTHLGLAAFNKIDPETGMNLREKLVYENFLAAVDMVIRERPDAVVHAGDLFHTVRPKTRAYTTVLEALDRLQDAGVPLILIAGNHSMAKTRYTESPFAVLAYHGAEVHAAYRYRYERVEVGDTVFHLIPNMLEAGDYRVAFDGVDLSPSSANVLVTHGLASMVADKKLHTIAEHEIDNTMISDDFDYIALGHYHGQMQVGNRAWYSGSLEHCTYGEIHDRKGGLVVDTATGRVTPLLLPKTPMYDLGTLDCADLSAGGVADAIAGAVERVAAPHAMCQVTVAGVGRETLRDLGRRGPACAADRLLDLKVRAEVAEEEVPRLAGGDLAGLDYVAEFGRFLGEKHLPPEREAYVLKKGQEVLKTVIRERQEVDDAPA
- the thiI gene encoding tRNA uracil 4-sulfurtransferase ThiI, which produces MGTVLLRFGELFLKSEAVKKVYMRMLRQNIDLALTAAGAEHDIEVRRDRILVHGPDVDGIAGVVSRTFGIVDVAVCTRTGTTIPEMGAAALERARRHLRAGMSFAVRAKREGVEGYTSPEIGAEVGSVIYDAIPGLRVDLSHPDYEVFVEARPYGGLVYDERIPAPRGLPFGTQDRVLTLLSAGIDSPVASWLMMRRGCTVTHLSLDAGRWQGEAVRDAVIRHHAVLSTWCMGRPLDLVVADMEPFFDAMTASGEYHYRCILCKRFMARMADAVARKEGALAVVTGDNLGQVASQTLVNLGVIEAAATLPVLRPLLTYEKAEAIDLARMIGTFDDDAGDLACRAVPKKPATKADVTKIEAAEEKIGVDDLVAAAMETLRRVRAKNGKIVGEEEGA